A region of the Fusobacteria bacterium ZRK30 genome:
GAAGATACAATTGATATATGTGAGAAATTATGGGATAGCATTTAATAGATTGTCAGGTAAAAAAAAATTAATAATAATTATAAATTTATTTCTATTTACCTATTTAGGCTACCTCCTATACATCGATATAGACAATTATTTAGCTTATTCTCTGATATTAGCAGGCGGGTTAGGGAATTTTATAGGAAGATTACAGAGAGGGTATATAACTGATTTTATATACTTTAATCTCAAGGGATGGCCTGTATTTAATATTGCAGATTTTGAGGTGCTTTTAGGCATAGCTATAGTTATGATGAAGGAAGTATTAGGTTAATAAATACATAGAAAAGTTTAAGAAGGGATAAAAATGGAATTTAAATATTTAAATGGGTATTCAGAAAATATCCTGCAACAGGTAGAACAATTAATAAAAAAAGAGAAATTAGGAGTTTATATCAAAAATAAATATCCCAAAGCTCATAGAATAGATACAGATAAACAACTATATGAATATACTATGGAGATAAA
Encoded here:
- the lspA gene encoding signal peptidase II is translated as MNLNREWFFVLGVIIIFLTLDLWTKKWAEKNLKISKHLFGGKIQLIYVRNYGIAFNRLSGKKKLIIIINLFLFTYLGYLLYIDIDNYLAYSLILAGGLGNFIGRLQRGYITDFIYFNLKGWPVFNIADFEVLLGIAIVMMKEVLG